One stretch of Prunus persica cultivar Lovell chromosome G1, Prunus_persica_NCBIv2, whole genome shotgun sequence DNA includes these proteins:
- the LOC18792828 gene encoding probable serine/threonine-protein kinase PBL28, which yields MPFNLVSAWNKRRRSKSHDHTDPWIYKPVEYWQLDDQAPQPPKRHHHVSSIFTLKEMEEATCSFSEENLLGKGGFGRVYRGTLRSGEVVAIKKMELPPFKAAEGEREFRVEVDILSRLDHPNLVSLIGYCADGKQRFLVYEYMQKGNLQDHLNGIGEGKMDWPQRLKVALGAARGLAYLHSSSDVGIPIVHRDFKSTNILLSANFEAKVSDFGLAKMMPEGQEIYVTAKVLGTFGYFDPEYTSTGKLTLQSDVYAFGVVLLELLTGRQAVDINLGPNDQNLVVQVRHILNDRKKLRKVIDSELGRSSYTMESIAMFANLASRCVRRESSERPSMAECVKELQLIIYTNAKGLGAATTPNKAMF from the exons ATGCCTTTCAATTTAGTCTCAGCATGGAACAAGCGCCGGAGGTCCAAGTCACATGACCACACAGACCCTT GGATTTATAAACCGGTGGAGTATTGGCAACTTGATGATCAAGCCCCACAACCCCCAAAAAGACACCATCATGTTTCATCAATTTTCACACTCAAAGAAATGGAAGAGGCAACATGTTCATTCAGTGAAGAGAATTTGCTCGGAAAAGGAGGATTTGGTCGCGTATACCGGGGAACTTTGCGATCAGGGGAG GTTGTAGCAATCAAAAAAATGGAGCTGCCACCTTTTAAAGCAGCCGAGGGGGAACGAGAATTTCGAGTAGAAGTAGATATCTTGAGCAGACTTGATCACCCAAATCTGGTTTCTTTGATAGGCTACTGTGCTGATGGGAAGCAACGGTTTCTAGTGTATGAATATATGCAGAAAGGGAACCTACAAGATCACCTAAATG GGATTGGGGAAGGAAAAATGGATTGGCCTCAAAGGCTCAAAGTGGCACTTGGAGCGGCAAGGGGCCTAGCATACCTCCATTCCAGTTCTGATGTTGGGATACCTATTGTTCACAGAGATTTCAAATCCACCAACATTCTTTTAAGTGCCAACTTTGAAGCAAAG GTATCCGATTTTGGGCTTGCCAAGATGATGCCAGAGGGCCAGGAAATATATGTGACTGCTAAAGTACTTGGTACATTCGGCTATTTTGATCCCGAGTATACATCG ACTGGAAAACTCACTTTACAAAGTGATGTTTATGCATTTGGGGTGGTTCTTCTTGAACTTCTGACTGGACGTCAAGCTGTTGACATTAACCTGGGACCAAACGATCAAAACCTAGTGGTACAG GTAAGGCACATACTGAATGATCGGAAGAAATTGCGTAAGGTGATAGATTCTGAGCTGGGTCGAAGTTCATACACCATGGAATCTATAGCTATGTTCGCAAACCTGGCATCACGATGTGTACGTCGTGAGAGCAGTGAGAGACCCTCCATGGCAGAATGTGTTAAAGAGCTCCAGCTGATTATCTATACAAATGCGAAAGGCTTGGGAGCGGCCACAACTCCTAATAAAGCCATGTTCTAG
- the LOC18791227 gene encoding uncharacterized protein LOC18791227: protein MAATVSLSFSLDPQHHHLFPNTTHFKPHQTPLLPFSAPTSTLFPKYPLAIFHKSHPSSFKSSSSPSHSSTTTTTTTTTASDTTATDTATTTSTTTTSSSFLEYPLRTGRFLSSEELEQLKLLENFRYYQELESGSMWVRVMRPEEMDITVGLLAESFAESMLLPSGYVSVLGYLVKQYLFERMELSPHTATLIGFYRRRKEEGEEQQEKNTEDEEEVDEVEFLAGTVEVCFDKKGANASPPTPIPPKNSPYISNMAVKKSLRRRGIGWHLLKASEELISQMSSTREAYLHCRMIDTAPFNMYKKAGYDIVKTDNILVMLLLQRRKHLMCKKLPVLTSFSESDTFCSEEELTS, encoded by the exons ATGGCTGCAACAGTTTCACTCTCTTTTTCCTTAGATCCACAGCACCACCATCTCTTTCCCAACACAACCCACTTCAAGCCTCACCAAACTCCCCTTCTTCCCTTCTCTGCCCCAACCTCAACTCTTTTCCCCAAATACCCACTTGCTATTTTCCATAAATCACACCCTTCCTCTTTCAAATCTTCCTCCTCTCCATCTCATTCTTCAACAacgacaacaacaacaacaacaactgcTTCTGATACAACTGCTACTGATACTGCTACAACTACAAGCACAACCACAACATCTTCGTCATTTCTTGAATACCCACTTAGAACAGGTCGATTTCTGAGCAGTGAAGAGCTCGAGCAACTCAAATTGCTTGAGAATTTCAGGTATTATCAGGAATTGGAATCTGGGTCGATGTGGGTTCGGGTGATGAGGCCGGAGGAAATGGACATCACTGTTGGGTTGCTGGCTGAGTCGTTTGCAGAGTCGATGCTTTTGCCTTCTGGATATGTCTCTGTGTTGGGCTACTTGGTCAAGCAATACTTGTTTGAGCGGATGGAGCTATCGCCACACACTGCCACGCTTATTGGGTTTTACAGAAGACGTAAAGAAGAGGGTGAagaacaacaagaaaaaaacacagaagatgaagaagaagtggATGAAGTTGAATTTTTGGCGGGGACTGTGGAAGTTTGCTTTGACAAAAAGGGTGCCAACGCTTCTCCTCCTACACCCATTCCTCCCAAGAACTCGCCTTATATAAGCAACATGGCGGTGAAGAAGTCGCTTAGGAG gaGGGGCATCGGCTGGCATCTTTTGAAAGCAAGCGAGGAACTTATATCTCAGATGAGTTCCACAAGAGAGGCGTATTTGCATTGCAGAATGATTGATACAGCTCCATTCAACATGTACAAAAAAGCAGGTTACGACATTGTAAAGACGGATAACATTTTGGTTATGTTGCTGTTGCAGAGGCGCAAGCACTTAATGTGCAAGAAACTTCCAGTCTTAACCAGCTTTTCAGAATCAGATACATTCTGTTCTGAAGAGGAATTAACATCATGA
- the LOC18793839 gene encoding protein ALTERED XYLOGLUCAN 4 — translation MGTITTPFKDPSHHSLARKLLPYAIYVILPIAVIRLYLYTPSLPQSTDQLPHSTAITISTTSSSSSSPSSLPPFPSSQEVERDKETPCDYTSGDWVQDKLGPLYNGTTCGTIKKGQNCITHGRPDLGYLFWRWKPKQCHIPRFEPNTFLQILSNKHIAFVGDSMARNQLESLLCMLATVSPPNLVYTDGEDNKFRRWHFSSHNVSVSVYWSPFLVKGIEKSQHGPNYNKLYLDQVDERWAADLGQMDKIVLSVGHWFLHPAVYFEGDSVLGCHYCPGLNHSEIGFYDVLRKAIKTTLKTITERRVANANGNGVNVIVTTFSPAHFEGEWDKAGACPKTKPYMEGEKQLEGMDAEMRQLEVEEVEAAKANGKKFAGFRLQALDVTKLSLMRPDGHPGPYMNPFPFADGVQERVQNDCVHWCLPGPIDTWNEIMLEVLNKWNNQGQ, via the exons ATGGGTACAATAACAACCCCATTCAAAGACCCATCTCATCACTCTCTTGCCAGAAAGCTCTTACCTTATGCCATTTATGTCATCCTCCCCATAGCTGTCATTCGCTTATACTTGTAcactccctctctccctcaaTCCACAGATCAGCTCCCTCATTCCACTGCCATTACCATCAGCACCACCtcatcgtcttcttcttctccttcctcaCTGCctccttttccttcttctcaaG AAGTAGAAAGAGATAAAGAAACTCCATGTGACTACACCAGTGGGGATTGGGTCCAAGACAAGCTGGGCCCTTTGTACAATGGCACCACCTGTGGTACAATCAAGAAAGGACAGAATTGCATCACCCATGGGAGACCTGATTTGGGCTATCTCTTTTGGAGGTGGAAACCCAAGCAATGCCACATACCAAGGTTTGAACCCAACACTTTTCTCCAAATCCTTAGCAACAAACACATAGCATTTGTGGGTGACTCCATGGCCAGGAACCAATTGGAGTCTCTTCTTTGCATGCTTGCCACTGTTTCTCCTCCCAACCTTGTTTATACTGATGGTGAGGATAACAAGTTTAGAAGATGGCATTTTTCTTCTCACAATGTCAGTGTGTCAGTTTATTGGTCACCATTTCTTGTGAAAGGTATTGAGAAATCACAACATGGTCCAAATTACAACAAGTTGTATTTGGATCAAGTAGATGAAAGGTGGGCAGCAGATTTGGGTCAAATGGACAAGATTGTGTTGTCTGTTGGGCATTGGTTTTTACATCCAGCAGTGTATTTTGAGGGTGATTCAGTTCTTGGCTGCCATTACTGCCCTGGTCTTAATCACAGTGAGATTGGTTTCTATGATGTGCTGAGAAAAGCCATAAAGACTACCCTCAAGACCATAACTGAAAGGAGAGTTGCTAATGCTAATGGCAATGGGGTTAATGTAATTGTGACAACATTTTCACCTGCACATTTTGAAGGTGAGTGGGACAAGGCAGGGGCTTGCCCCAAGACCAAGCCTTACATGGAGGGAGAGAAGCAGCTTGAAGGAATGGATGCTGAGATGAGGCAACTTGAGGTTGAAGAAGTAGAAGCTGCTAAGGCAAATGGTAAAAAATTTGCAGGGTTTAGGCTGCAAGCATTGGATGTGACCAAATTATCACTGATGAGGCCAGATGGTCATCCAGGGCCTTATATGAATCCATTTCCATTTGCTGATGGGGTTCAAGAGAGGGTCCAAAATGATTGTGTTCATTGGTGCTTGCCAGGGCCTATAGACACATGGAATGAGATAATGCTAGAGGTTCTGAACAAATGGAATAATCAGGGTCAGTGA
- the LOC18788673 gene encoding protein LSM12 homolog gives MAMDGSNAEELAIGCFVSIKTTLSDEFQGQVITFDRPSNIVVIQEGSKGGSRRNIRLLKANYIKELSYLGQAEDPLDVKNCYLDLNSLRAREELAIRQAEAESERIGVGVTSQAQNIFDALSKTLPVRWDKTVIVVMNAVRVSSPYTPESVSGGTPAANERVKKVLELERKRLQTRGSGQ, from the exons ATGGCCATGGATGGCAGCAACGCGGAGGAGTTGGCCATTGGGTGCTTCGTCTCCATCAAGACCACCTTGAGTGACGAGTTTCAGGGGCAAGTCATCACCTTCGATCGCCCCTCCAACATCGTCGTCATTC AAGAGGGTTCGAAAGGAGGGTCTCGGCGGAACATAAGGCTGCTGAAGGCGAACTATATAAAGGAGTTGTCGTATTTGGGTCAAGCCGAAGACCCACTTGATGTCAAAAACTGTTACCTTGATCTCAATAGTCTCCGCGCCAGAGAGGAATTGGCCATTAG ACAAGCAGAGGCAGAGTCCGAGAGGATTGGTGTTGGGGTCACCAGCCAGGCCCAGAACATTTTCGACGCCTTGTCTAAGAC gCTTCCAGTGCGCTGGGACAAGACTGTAATAGTTGTGATGAATGCGGTGCGTGTAAGTAGTCCATATACTCCGGAGTCTGTCAGTGGAGGAACACCTGCTGCCAATGAGCGGGTGAAGAAAGTG CTTGAGCTTGAGAGGAAAAGGTTGCAAACTCGTGGCAGTGGTCAATGA
- the LOC18791026 gene encoding nucleobase-ascorbate transporter 6 — protein sequence MAGGGHAPPPKQEELQPHPVKDQLPNVSYCITSPPPWPEAILLGFQHYLVMLGTTVLIPTFLVPQMGGGHGEKAKMIQTILFVAGLNTLLQTFFGTRLPAVIGASYTYVPTTISIILAGRYSDVLNPEEKFEKIMRGTQGALIVASTLQIVVGFSGLWRNVARFISPLSAVPLVALSGFGLYEFGFPVFAKCVEIGLPQLIILLIFSQYIPHLMRSETLFFDRFAVLFSVAIVWVYAHLLTVGGAYKNTGPTTQLTCRTDRAGIIGAAPWIRVPYPFQWGAPTFDAGEAFAMMAASFVALVESTGGFIAVSRYASATPLPPSILSRGVGWQGVGILFCGIFGTGSGSSVSVENAGLLALTRVGSRRVVQISASFMIFFSILGKFGAVFASIPAPIIAALYCFFFAYVGSAGLTLLQYCNLNSFRTKFILGFSIYMGLSIPQYFNEYTLVKGYGPVHTGARWFNDMVNVPFSSEAFVAGFLGLFLDITLHRNDNATRKDRGMHWWDRFRSFKTDTRSEEFYSLPFNLNKFFPSV from the exons ATGGCAGGAGGCGGACATGCACCACCGCCAAAACAGGAGGAGCTACAGCCTCATCCAGTCAAAGATCAGCTACCAAACGTTTCCTACTGCATTACCAGTCCTCCTCCTTGGC CTGAAGCTATCCTACTTGGCTTCCAACATTACTTGGTGATGCTTGGCACAACAGTTCTCATTCCTACCTTTCTCGTTCCCCAGATGGGAGGAGGACAT GGGGAGAAAGCAAAAATGATTCAGACTATCCTGTTTGTTGCTGGATTAAACACCTTGCTTCAAACATTCTTTGGGACTCGTTTACCAGCAGTGATTGGAGCATCTTATACCTATGTGCCAACAACCATTTCAATCATCTTGGCTGGTCGATATAGTGATGTTTTGAACCCCGAGGAG AAATTCGAGAAGATAATGCGCGGAACCCAGGGTGCACTTATTGTTGCATCAACTCTGCAGATTGTTGTTGGCTTCAGTGGTCTTTGGCGCAATGTGGCGAG GTTCATAAGTCCACTTTCTGCTGTTCCTTTGGTTGCTTTGTCAGGCTTTGGGCTGTATGAGTTTGGTTTTCCTGTG TTTGCAAAATGTGTGGAGATTGGGCTACCACAACTCATCATTCTACTGATATTTTCACAG TACATACCTCATTTGATGCGCAGTGAGACGCTCTTCTTTGATCGCTTTGCGGTTTTATTTTCGGTGGCGATTGTGTGGGTTTATGCTCATCTGCTCACTGTGGGTGGGGCCTATAAGAACACAGGACCCACAACTCAATTGACCTGTCGAACTGATCGTGCTGGCATTATAGGTGCTGCTCCATG GATAAGAGTTCCATATCCTTTTCAATGGGGAGCTCCCACTTTTGATGCTGGAGAAGCTTTTGCAATGATGGCTGCTTCATTTGTTGCTCTTGTGGAG TCCACTGGCGGCTTTATTGCTGTGTCAAGGTATGCAAGTGCAACTCCGCTGCCACCTTCTATTTTAAGCCGTGGTGTTGGTTGGCAG GGAGTTGGCATTCTTTTTTGTGGTATATTCGGCACTGGGAGTGGCTCATCAGTATCTGT TGAAAATGCTGGTTTGTTAGCATTAACACGGGTTGGCAGCCGAAGAGTTGTTCAGATTTCAGCCAGTTTCATGATATTCTTTTCCATACTCG GAAAATTTGGAGCTGTCTTTGCCTCAATTCCTGCACCAATCATTGCAGCATTGTATTGCTTTTTCTTCGCTTATGTTG GTTCAGCAGGTCTTACCTTGCTTCAGTATTGCAATCTGAACAGTTTTAGGACGAAATTTATTTTAGGCTTCTCTATTTACATGGGCTTGTCAATACCACAATACTTCAATGAATACACCCTTGTTAAAGGCTACGGCCCGGTGCACACTGGGGCAAGATGG TTCAATGATATGGTGAATGTTCCCTTCTCATCGGAAGCATTTGTTGCTGGTTTCCTGGGCCTATTCCTGGACATCACGCTGCATCGCAATGACAATGCAACGAGGAAAGATCGCGGCATGCATTGGTGGGATAGATTCCGATCATTTAAGACGGATACAAGAAGTGAGGAATTCTATTCCCTGCCTTTCAACCTCAACAAGTTCTTCCCCTCGGTGTGA